In the genome of uncultured Sphaerochaeta sp., the window CCATCCTGGTCTCATAGTTGGGTGGCTGAAGGTCAACATTCAAACCGCGTTCAAAACGGGAACTGAGGCGGTCGGTGATATTCTTCAGCTCGCTGATCGGACGGTCGCAGGTGAACACCATCTGCTTTTTCGACTCATAGAGGTTGTTGAAGGTGTGGAAGAGCTCTTCCTGGGTACTGTCCTTCCCCTGCAAGAAGTGAATATCATCGATCAGCAACACATCCACCTTGCGGAATTTGTTCTTGAAGTGCTGGGTTTTCTGTGATCCGATGGACTCGATGAACTCGTTGGTGAACATCTCTGCAGTCACGTACATGACTTTCAGTTCGGGGGTGTTGTTGATGATGTAATTTCCGATTGAATTGAGCAGGTGTGTCTTGCCAAGTCCTACCCCGCCGTAGATGAGGCAGGGGTTGTAGCTGACCCCTGGGTTTTTTGCAATTGCAAGGCTTGCATTGTAGGCAAATGCAGAGTTGTCGCCTATGACGAAGGTGTTGAACTCATACGAGGGATTGAGGTTGCAGTCAGTTTTCATCCTCAATGTTTTTTCTTCAGAAATGCGTTGCTTGGGTGGGGCTTCCACCACCTTCTCCTGGACAGTCTCTTGCTGTCCTGTTTCTTGTGGTTTGCTGATCTGTTCAATTTCTGAACGAGATACAACAACAAACTCAACATTGATGTCCTCACCAGTCAGTTCACTGAGCGTATTGACGATGAGGTCCCGATAACGGGCTATCACTGTGTCAAGAATAAACTGGCTGGCTCCAGCCAGAATCACCTTTTTTTCCTCTGATCTGAGGTAGGCGATCCGGTTGAACCAGGTATTGAATTCCTGCTGTGGCAGCGTTTCCTTGATTCTGGAAGCCGTTTCCTGCCAGAACTCAAAATAGGTGGTTTGTGTGTCACTCATGCGGCCATTTTACCCTGTTGCCACATGCGGTGCAAGTATTGTATGGATGGCTCATGGTTGTTATTATTAACTATATGTATTATAAGAAATAATAAATTACCTTCATTTCCGTCCCAAGCTTGCAACTCCTCTCAATTCCTGCTATAATCGATAAGAATCTACTCCAGTAATTTTTATTTATTGCATAAGGATATAACGAATGAGTGAAGGGAGCTTTGTCAAAGGGACGTTCCAGCCCTCCTTGCACCAGGATGGTGTGAGGATGGAGGGTACTTCCCATAGCTATTCGGCCGGGAGCATCCAGGTTCTCAAGGGTCTTGAGGCAGTTCGGAAACGGCCCGGCATGTACATAGGTTCGACAGGCATCGAAGGTTTGCATCATCTTGTATATGAGGTGGTCGACAACAGTATCGATGAAGCTATGGCTGGTTACTGTTCGGACATCCAGGTGTTTCTGGACCTCGATGATGAGGGACGGGAAGTCTGTACTGTTGAGGACAATGGACGAGGCATCCCGGTCGACCAACATCCTACCGAGAAGAAGAGTTCTCTGGAAATCGCCCTCACCCAGCTGCACGCCGGTGGTAAGTTCGACAAGAACTCCTACAAGGTCAGCGGTGGGTTGCACGGAGTGGGTGTTTCTTGTGTAAACGCTCTTTCGATCTGGATGGAAGTTACCGTCTATCGTGATGGGGGCGTGTACCGCCAGCAGTACAGCTGCGGCATTCCCCAGACTGAGGTAATCCGCATCGGGGAGACCGATCGAAGTGGTACCGTGGTGAGTTTCAAGCCCGACTATTCGATCATGGAGCAGAATGCCTTCAACTACGAAGTGTTGGTGAACCGCTTTCGCGAGCTCTCCTTCCTCAACAAGGGCATCAGCATCACCATTACCGACCGAAGGGGTGATGAGACCCATTCCCAGGCATTCA includes:
- the dnaA gene encoding chromosomal replication initiator protein DnaA, with the translated sequence MSDTQTTYFEFWQETASRIKETLPQQEFNTWFNRIAYLRSEEKKVILAGASQFILDTVIARYRDLIVNTLSELTGEDINVEFVVVSRSEIEQISKPQETGQQETVQEKVVEAPPKQRISEEKTLRMKTDCNLNPSYEFNTFVIGDNSAFAYNASLAIAKNPGVSYNPCLIYGGVGLGKTHLLNSIGNYIINNTPELKVMYVTAEMFTNEFIESIGSQKTQHFKNKFRKVDVLLIDDIHFLQGKDSTQEELFHTFNNLYESKKQMVFTCDRPISELKNITDRLSSRFERGLNVDLQPPNYETRMAILKKKLLERGASMSDEILNYIATNVCTNVRDLESSLTKLVAYSELLGQEISFDKAKELLGILPSLAANANQTLSIDTIIKVVGEYFNVSSFEIKGKKKNKSLIQPRQIAMFLARDITEFSTTEIGTEFGGRDHTTVMHSYDRIESLMKGDEAFANTIIKLKRDLTSVKK